The following are encoded in a window of Streptomyces sp. Go-475 genomic DNA:
- a CDS encoding biliverdin-producing heme oxygenase, with amino-acid sequence MESFSTLIRSASREQHEEVRASTFLSDLLGHKLGVDAFARYTEQLWFVYGALESGAEQLAADPVAGPFVRPELFRMASLEQDLEYLRGPGWRSGISALPATLEYAERVTECARGWPAGYVAHHYTRYLGDLSGGQIIRDTAEKTWGFSRKGDGVRFYVFEEIPNPAAFKRSYWELLDAVPGDELERQRVVAECKRAYALNNAVFRALGEEFPLSA; translated from the coding sequence ATGGAATCCTTCTCGACCCTCATCCGGTCCGCTTCCCGTGAGCAGCACGAGGAGGTCAGGGCCTCGACCTTCCTGAGCGACCTGCTGGGGCACAAACTGGGGGTCGACGCGTTCGCGCGCTACACCGAGCAGCTGTGGTTCGTGTACGGGGCGCTGGAATCCGGCGCCGAGCAGCTCGCCGCGGACCCGGTGGCCGGGCCGTTCGTCCGCCCGGAGCTGTTCCGGATGGCCTCGCTGGAGCAGGACCTGGAGTACCTGCGCGGCCCGGGCTGGCGGTCGGGGATCAGCGCGCTGCCCGCGACGCTGGAGTACGCCGAGCGCGTCACCGAGTGCGCCCGCGGCTGGCCGGCCGGCTACGTCGCCCACCACTACACGCGCTACCTCGGCGACCTCTCCGGCGGGCAGATCATCCGCGACACGGCCGAGAAGACGTGGGGCTTTTCGAGGAAGGGCGACGGCGTCCGCTTCTACGTCTTCGAGGAGATCCCCAACCCGGCCGCGTTCAAGCGGAGTTACTGGGAGCTGCTGGACGCGGTGCCGGGGGACGAGCTGGAGCGGCAGCGGGTCGTCGCCGAGTGCAAGCGGGCGTACGCGCTGAACAACGCGGTCTTCCGGGCGCTGGGCGAGGAGTTCCCGCTGTCGGCGTGA